The following are encoded in a window of Acidicapsa ligni genomic DNA:
- a CDS encoding site-specific integrase yields the protein MIDGLSHLPSVRLRHISAPLLKEREQFLKYLSAGGRCRVSMRMTAAYLLHIVRIMELTELRSFSLEEIEAAAGQVWASYVGPDRRCQMQGTTEYFVRAAKQWFTFNGSLALTSLRPFAAEIEHYTNALRSIHGLAAATIEGYSRITAAFLRWLSPRHCTLETVRLPDVLEYLAEKRASGLVNNTIAALCQAFRSFFAHAEIMGWCVLGLPAGIRSPRITQYRGPARGPAWKDVRRLIRTTGDAGTKGLRARAILLLLAVYGLRRSEVARLQLSDFDWRSETFLVRRAKNRGLQHYPIQYEVGETIIDYLKHGRPKCACRHLFVSLVPPYLPFGLQGLWRAVSDKMKSIGVESVTFGPHALRHACATRLLHQGSSLQEIAEFLGHRDLNSVSIYARYDTRSLRKVAAFSLAGVQ from the coding sequence ATGATCGACGGACTCTCCCACTTACCAAGTGTTCGCCTACGTCATATCAGCGCTCCTTTGCTGAAAGAGCGAGAGCAATTTCTGAAATACCTTTCAGCGGGCGGGCGGTGCCGCGTGTCGATGCGTATGACGGCAGCCTATCTGCTGCACATCGTTCGCATCATGGAACTCACCGAGCTTCGCAGTTTTTCTCTTGAAGAAATTGAAGCAGCAGCGGGTCAGGTTTGGGCTTCCTACGTCGGACCAGACAGAAGATGTCAGATGCAAGGCACCACGGAGTATTTCGTCCGCGCTGCGAAACAGTGGTTCACCTTCAATGGCAGTCTCGCGCTAACTTCGCTTCGGCCCTTTGCTGCGGAGATCGAACACTACACCAATGCTTTGCGCTCAATTCACGGTCTTGCTGCGGCCACGATTGAAGGCTACAGCAGGATCACGGCAGCCTTTTTACGGTGGCTTTCTCCCAGGCACTGCACACTCGAAACCGTTCGCTTGCCCGATGTGCTGGAATACCTGGCAGAAAAGCGCGCGTCCGGCCTCGTCAACAACACCATTGCAGCTCTATGCCAGGCGTTCCGCTCGTTCTTCGCACACGCGGAAATCATGGGCTGGTGCGTTCTCGGTCTTCCGGCCGGAATTCGCAGTCCCAGAATTACGCAGTATCGCGGGCCTGCCCGGGGACCGGCATGGAAAGACGTGCGAAGACTGATAAGAACTACAGGAGATGCCGGAACCAAGGGACTCCGCGCACGCGCCATCCTCCTGTTGCTGGCAGTCTATGGACTGCGTCGAAGCGAAGTGGCACGCTTGCAACTGAGCGACTTCGATTGGCGCAGCGAGACCTTCTTGGTACGTCGAGCCAAGAATCGAGGACTTCAGCATTACCCCATTCAATATGAGGTAGGCGAAACCATCATCGACTATCTGAAACACGGTCGTCCGAAATGCGCTTGTCGGCACCTCTTCGTTTCGTTAGTCCCGCCCTATCTTCCGTTTGGATTGCAGGGATTATGGCGAGCTGTCAGCGACAAAATGAAGAGTATCGGTGTCGAATCGGTGACGTTTGGACCCCATGCTCTTCGCCACGCTTGCGCTACGCGGCTCCTGCATCAAGGTTCGTCACTTCAGGAGATCGCGGAGTTTCTGGGCCACCGGGATCTCAATTCCGTCAGTATCTATGCCCGCTATGATACGCGGTCGCTTCGTAAAGTTGCCGCCTTCAGCTTGGCAGGCGTCCAATGA
- a CDS encoding type IV secretion system DNA-binding domain-containing protein, which yields MTDTQWGRKETIVRPPHYPVYSFGAVFVSLVVAGLCMYLHLAFAMTPLQRYYLSCYLETGVLSTMRQTSDYQLVTVADRQHHTRPVIEADVQPGSTPQPIGKPIPLALSESARASGVVLLYRGASVSYQNRPLHAYLRLFVYEGNSFLEIFRAPLWSGLAAFLFQLPFAVRKDVQRLKEMKYGRLLKGPVLVSPKGFNRAIKGDGVGFQTTESKDLMRIPQRAEGQHIELMGDTGTGKTRLIMQLLVQIRERGHSAIVYDPACEFVQRFYDPSTDTILNPLDARCPYWGPSEELRRRAEAKAIAASLYQPTTDKKGEFFTETPQKIFAHLLTFGPSPQELVEWMANPDEIDRRVQNTEMAMMIAKGAQQQRNGVLASLGLIADSLRMLPKKETAESHWSATEWAEHRKGWIFITSKPSEREALRPLHSLWIDLLVLRLLNEPKQSQHPVWFVLDELASLQRLPQLHTAITENRKSKNPLVLGFQGKAQLEMIYGHLAEVMLSQPTTKIFLRTTEPKAAEWVSNAIGKIEIERLRETHSTGLRAGNNFTVERQVEPLVLDSEVSGLPDKHAFLKLGNHVARFSFEYRNIPATQPAFVPRPLEDDELTFEPKTLTKKPSKSADMATPSVDDASEDEPIETGFSLGD from the coding sequence ATGACCGACACACAATGGGGACGAAAAGAAACCATCGTCCGCCCTCCCCACTATCCCGTTTACAGCTTTGGAGCCGTCTTCGTTTCACTCGTCGTCGCCGGCCTCTGCATGTATCTCCACCTTGCCTTTGCCATGACGCCGCTGCAACGCTATTACCTCTCCTGCTATCTCGAAACAGGCGTCCTCAGCACGATGCGTCAGACAAGCGATTATCAGCTCGTCACCGTAGCTGACCGCCAACATCATACCCGTCCTGTCATCGAGGCCGACGTGCAACCAGGCTCCACGCCGCAGCCGATCGGCAAACCGATTCCTCTCGCGCTCTCGGAATCAGCCCGTGCGTCGGGGGTTGTTCTCCTGTACCGGGGAGCAAGCGTCAGCTACCAGAATCGACCGCTTCATGCGTATCTGCGTCTCTTCGTTTATGAAGGTAATAGCTTTCTTGAAATCTTCCGAGCGCCACTGTGGTCCGGGTTGGCAGCCTTTCTTTTCCAGCTCCCATTCGCCGTGCGGAAGGACGTGCAACGGCTTAAGGAGATGAAGTATGGCCGCCTGCTGAAAGGGCCGGTGCTGGTATCGCCGAAGGGATTTAACCGGGCCATCAAAGGCGATGGCGTCGGCTTCCAAACCACCGAATCGAAAGACCTCATGCGTATTCCCCAGCGGGCCGAAGGCCAGCACATCGAGCTGATGGGCGATACCGGCACAGGCAAAACGAGGCTCATCATGCAGCTCCTTGTCCAGATCAGAGAAAGGGGCCACTCTGCCATCGTGTACGACCCCGCGTGCGAGTTCGTACAGCGATTCTACGACCCGAGTACAGACACCATCCTGAATCCTCTGGATGCTCGCTGCCCTTATTGGGGGCCATCCGAGGAGTTGCGCCGCCGTGCCGAGGCCAAAGCCATCGCCGCGTCACTCTATCAGCCGACCACGGACAAGAAGGGCGAGTTTTTCACCGAAACCCCGCAGAAGATTTTTGCCCACCTGCTGACGTTCGGGCCGAGTCCGCAGGAGTTGGTCGAGTGGATGGCGAACCCCGATGAGATCGACCGTCGCGTGCAGAACACAGAGATGGCGATGATGATTGCGAAGGGCGCGCAGCAACAACGGAACGGCGTCCTCGCCTCGCTTGGATTGATTGCGGACAGCCTGCGAATGCTGCCGAAGAAGGAGACCGCCGAGAGCCATTGGAGCGCCACCGAATGGGCAGAGCATCGTAAAGGATGGATCTTTATTACGTCCAAGCCCAGCGAGCGCGAAGCGCTGCGACCGCTACACAGCTTATGGATCGACTTGCTCGTATTGCGTCTCCTGAATGAGCCAAAGCAGAGCCAGCATCCCGTGTGGTTTGTGCTGGACGAGCTGGCGAGCTTGCAGCGGCTACCGCAACTCCATACCGCTATCACGGAGAACCGGAAGTCAAAGAATCCGCTGGTCCTCGGCTTTCAGGGCAAGGCCCAGCTTGAGATGATCTACGGACATCTGGCCGAGGTTATGCTGTCACAGCCGACGACCAAGATTTTCCTGCGAACCACGGAGCCGAAGGCCGCCGAATGGGTGTCGAACGCCATCGGCAAAATCGAGATCGAGCGGCTGCGGGAGACGCACTCCACCGGATTGCGGGCAGGCAACAATTTCACGGTAGAGCGCCAGGTCGAACCGCTGGTCCTCGATTCCGAAGTCTCCGGCCTCCCTGACAAACACGCCTTCCTCAAGTTGGGAAACCATGTTGCCCGCTTCTCCTTCGAGTACCGGAATATCCCTGCCACCCAGCCTGCTTTCGTGCCGCGCCCGTTGGAGGACGACGAGCTGACGTTCGAGCCGAAGACCCTGACGAAGAAGCCGTCGAAGTCTGCGGACATGGCGACTCCCAGCGTTGACGATGCCAGCGAAGATGAACCGATAGAAACGGGATTCTCTCTGGGCGACTGA
- a CDS encoding single-stranded DNA-binding protein: MYQNKAILMGFIGNDAEVRTGKNDQKFTTFSLATKSSYKNKESGEYVSHTEWHRCIVFGKFGEFAATLTKGAHVQVEGEIRHTEYTPKKAKKPVRSDSVRVTSILKLDRAEKAAPEDLDNEPEPSDDIPF; this comes from the coding sequence ATGTATCAGAACAAAGCAATCCTCATGGGCTTCATCGGCAACGACGCAGAAGTTCGCACCGGCAAGAACGACCAGAAGTTCACCACGTTCTCCCTCGCTACCAAGTCCTCTTACAAGAACAAAGAGTCCGGCGAGTACGTCTCGCATACCGAATGGCATCGCTGCATCGTCTTCGGCAAGTTCGGTGAGTTCGCGGCCACGCTCACCAAGGGCGCACACGTCCAGGTTGAGGGTGAGATTCGCCACACCGAGTACACGCCCAAGAAGGCCAAGAAGCCGGTACGCTCCGACAGCGTGCGGGTCACTTCCATCCTCAAACTCGACCGGGCGGAGAAGGCCGCCCCGGAAGACCTCGACAATGAGCCGGAGCCGTCGGACGACATCCCCTTCTAG
- a CDS encoding DUF7673 family protein — protein sequence MSTEQRAALERLVSIAQSDTGQARRVADFLLAWWNAGSCGGFDLTNLWGVDDSIADDMVIVFGYISRTNAYPDTLGFNAEFQSIVRGWRPEIAD from the coding sequence ATGAGCACAGAACAAAGGGCAGCTCTCGAACGTCTGGTTTCGATTGCACAAAGCGATACCGGGCAGGCACGGCGAGTCGCTGATTTTCTACTGGCATGGTGGAACGCTGGCAGTTGCGGCGGCTTTGACCTTACGAACCTGTGGGGCGTTGACGACTCGATTGCCGATGACATGGTAATCGTCTTCGGCTACATCTCTCGTACCAATGCTTATCCCGACACTCTCGGCTTCAATGCTGAGTTCCAGTCCATCGTGCGCGGCTGGCGGCCAGAGATTGCGGATTGA
- the mobF gene encoding MobF family relaxase codes for MLTISKPLSASQAQTYHTKEFTSPEQNYWKDNDRTQGEWHGRLAERFGLAGGVHEEHFALLANGQHPLTAEQLVIHRPVHEYTGADGKSVAPVEHRAGWDATFSAPKSVSLTALVGGDHRVREAHGQAVNVALSELERYTQARISGNRPAETTGEFVAAKFEHDTARPVDGYAAPQLHTHAVIFNVTERSDGSTRALQPQGLFDSQQFATAVYQSELTYRLRGLGYEIEPGRSGAPEIKGYSQEYLDASSPRSQQIREHLEKTGYQGPEAAQIAAHSTRDRKEIHSPADVLAAHRQIAAEFGNQADGVVTEARRRGQEYAPEHDRESSQQVARQAVTYARDRSFEREAVTDERDLYRDALRRGMSETTYSEVRAGFEARIAAGEFQLVPGQKHDSGRSFTTAETIRAEREILRKMQQGQGRAEQIMSIQAAVAHTQKQQHLNVGQRAAAEDILTSRDVVQGLEGRAGVGKTTLLKSVREAAEKRGYVVEGFAPTSRAANQLRDAGISADTLQGFLARTRQPSSDGHLYLVDESSLASTKQVRDFLAKLESNDRVLLIGDTRQHQGVEAGKPFEQLVNAGMKTTQLDQIVRQRDAPELLKAVEHLSRGEVAEGIALLEQQGRVTEIADAQQRIAAIARSYAANPDNTIVVSPDNASRRQINQAVRSELQAHGTVASEDHAMRVLAPRSDMTGADRTWAARYAVNDVLHYPRGSQDIGIEKQSYTKVIATQPKHNLLTVQKEDGKTVTYNPARLYGVTVYRELEREFAVGDRLSFTAPSKELGVANRDLGTVQRIDKDGHLSVKMDNGKSVSFDANQMRHFDHGYAVTSHSSQGLTADRVLVNIDSKVHPNLVNDRFAYVSISRAAYDAQLYTDSAASLASNLSHVVTKSSSLSVEQMVAAGPSL; via the coding sequence ATGCTAACCATATCCAAACCACTATCGGCATCGCAGGCGCAGACGTATCACACCAAAGAGTTCACGTCGCCGGAACAGAACTATTGGAAGGATAACGACCGAACACAGGGCGAGTGGCATGGCAGACTGGCGGAAAGGTTCGGTCTCGCCGGAGGCGTTCACGAAGAACACTTCGCGTTGCTGGCGAACGGCCAGCATCCCCTCACCGCCGAACAGCTCGTCATCCATCGCCCGGTTCACGAATACACCGGGGCGGATGGGAAATCTGTCGCCCCCGTGGAGCATCGCGCCGGGTGGGACGCTACTTTCTCAGCGCCCAAATCCGTATCGCTCACCGCACTGGTAGGCGGAGATCACCGTGTCCGCGAAGCGCACGGCCAAGCCGTCAACGTCGCCCTGAGTGAACTGGAGCGATACACCCAGGCGCGCATCAGCGGCAATCGTCCGGCCGAGACGACTGGTGAATTTGTCGCCGCCAAATTTGAACATGATACCGCCCGTCCGGTGGATGGCTACGCCGCGCCGCAGCTCCATACCCATGCCGTCATCTTTAATGTGACCGAGCGCAGCGACGGCAGCACCCGCGCCCTTCAGCCCCAGGGATTATTCGACAGCCAGCAGTTTGCGACCGCCGTGTATCAATCGGAATTGACCTACCGGCTGCGTGGCCTCGGTTATGAAATTGAACCGGGGCGCAGTGGCGCACCAGAGATCAAAGGCTACTCGCAGGAGTACCTAGACGCTTCCAGCCCGCGCAGCCAGCAGATACGCGAGCATCTGGAAAAGACCGGCTATCAGGGGCCGGAGGCCGCGCAGATCGCCGCGCACTCCACCCGTGACCGCAAGGAAATTCACTCGCCCGCCGACGTACTGGCCGCCCATCGGCAGATCGCCGCCGAGTTCGGCAACCAGGCCGACGGAGTTGTCACGGAAGCGCGGAGGCGTGGCCAGGAATACGCGCCCGAACATGACCGGGAGAGTTCGCAACAGGTTGCACGGCAGGCTGTCACCTATGCCCGCGATCGCAGCTTTGAACGCGAGGCCGTCACCGACGAACGCGACCTCTACCGCGATGCGTTGCGGCGCGGCATGAGTGAAACAACGTACTCGGAAGTTCGCGCCGGGTTTGAGGCCCGCATTGCCGCAGGGGAGTTCCAGCTTGTGCCAGGACAAAAGCACGACTCCGGCCGGAGCTTCACGACCGCAGAGACGATCCGCGCCGAGAGAGAAATCCTACGCAAGATGCAGCAGGGGCAGGGTCGCGCCGAGCAGATCATGTCCATACAAGCTGCCGTCGCCCATACCCAAAAGCAGCAGCATTTGAACGTCGGACAGCGGGCCGCCGCCGAGGATATTCTGACCTCACGCGATGTCGTGCAAGGGCTGGAGGGACGGGCTGGTGTCGGAAAGACGACCCTGTTGAAATCGGTTCGTGAAGCAGCCGAAAAACGCGGCTATGTCGTCGAAGGTTTCGCCCCGACATCCCGCGCCGCCAACCAGCTCCGCGACGCTGGCATCTCTGCCGACACCCTACAGGGTTTCCTTGCCCGTACCCGCCAGCCAAGCTCCGACGGTCACCTTTACTTGGTCGATGAATCCAGTCTCGCCAGTACGAAACAGGTGCGTGACTTCCTCGCCAAACTCGAATCCAACGACCGCGTGTTGCTCATCGGGGACACCCGCCAGCATCAGGGCGTCGAAGCGGGCAAACCTTTCGAGCAGTTGGTCAATGCCGGGATGAAGACCACCCAGCTTGACCAGATCGTGCGTCAACGAGATGCCCCGGAACTGCTTAAAGCGGTCGAGCATCTGTCGCGTGGCGAAGTCGCCGAGGGCATCGCCCTGTTGGAACAACAGGGGCGCGTTACGGAGATTGCCGATGCACAGCAGCGTATCGCGGCGATTGCGCGGAGCTACGCTGCCAACCCGGATAACACCATCGTCGTCTCGCCCGACAACGCCTCGCGCCGTCAGATCAATCAGGCCGTGCGTTCCGAATTGCAAGCTCACGGCACGGTCGCTTCGGAGGATCACGCAATGCGTGTCCTTGCTCCCCGTTCCGACATGACCGGCGCCGACAGGACCTGGGCCGCTCGCTATGCCGTGAATGACGTACTCCACTACCCGCGCGGCAGTCAGGACATCGGCATTGAAAAGCAAAGCTATACGAAGGTCATTGCTACCCAACCCAAACACAACCTGCTAACCGTTCAAAAAGAGGACGGAAAAACTGTCACCTACAATCCCGCGAGGTTATACGGCGTGACCGTCTACCGTGAGCTGGAACGGGAGTTTGCCGTGGGCGACCGTCTAAGTTTCACTGCCCCGTCCAAAGAGTTAGGTGTTGCCAACCGCGACCTCGGAACGGTGCAGCGCATCGACAAAGACGGCCATCTCTCCGTGAAGATGGACAACGGTAAATCCGTCAGTTTCGACGCCAACCAAATGCGGCACTTCGACCACGGCTACGCTGTCACCAGCCACAGTTCCCAGGGACTTACCGCAGACCGGGTATTGGTGAACATCGACAGCAAGGTTCATCCAAACCTCGTCAACGACAGGTTTGCATATGTTTCTATTTCTCGCGCCGCATACGATGCCCAACTGTATACGGACTCCGCTGCTTCGCTTGCGTCGAATCTAAGCCATGTCGTTACCAAATCTTCATCTCTCTCAGTCGAGCAAATGGTTGCAGCAGGCCCATCCCTCTAA
- a CDS encoding RepB family DNA primase produces MNQTAANFLTRSFAMDDTIALLLRRDNAERPAQRIVRLEQALAPTYLRWLAHENHGGANVYVAANPLHYGSRKRTKESIASVRHLYIDIDTDGDVRLAALLASDAVPTPTVILCTSPGKYQVLWRVDGFDFARQEQTLKLLAIAFGGDPACTDCNRVLRIPGFLNRKYSPAHLVTVEFPCDSVWTPADFRLDAAAVDAMLFDPAIPPRKQPGKHSNSENDWAWVSHELAHGKDAVKLTRELASRRSDKPNPLYYAQRTVDIASARLWLIEGIRIDDVITMLESRRRFELPASLCSARAREIATTAQRMIVRKMSA; encoded by the coding sequence ATGAACCAAACCGCCGCTAACTTCCTCACCCGTTCCTTCGCTATGGACGACACCATTGCTCTCCTGCTCCGCAGGGACAACGCCGAACGTCCAGCCCAGCGGATCGTTCGACTGGAACAGGCGCTTGCGCCGACGTATCTCCGTTGGCTCGCCCACGAAAACCACGGTGGCGCAAACGTCTATGTCGCTGCCAATCCGCTTCACTACGGCAGCCGCAAGCGCACCAAAGAGAGCATCGCATCCGTTCGCCATCTATATATAGACATCGATACGGACGGAGATGTCCGCCTCGCTGCGCTCCTGGCGTCGGATGCAGTGCCCACGCCGACCGTGATCCTGTGCACGTCACCCGGCAAGTATCAGGTGCTTTGGCGTGTCGATGGTTTCGACTTTGCGCGTCAGGAGCAGACCCTCAAGCTGCTCGCCATCGCCTTTGGTGGCGATCCCGCTTGCACCGACTGCAACCGGGTACTTCGCATCCCCGGTTTCCTCAATCGCAAGTATTCTCCCGCGCATCTTGTCACGGTCGAGTTTCCCTGCGATTCCGTCTGGACTCCTGCCGACTTCCGGCTTGATGCTGCGGCGGTCGATGCCATGCTCTTCGACCCTGCCATCCCGCCCCGGAAGCAGCCTGGAAAGCACAGCAATTCGGAGAACGATTGGGCTTGGGTTTCCCATGAGCTTGCCCACGGCAAAGATGCCGTGAAGCTCACGCGGGAGCTGGCATCACGCCGCTCCGATAAGCCCAACCCGCTTTACTACGCGCAGCGCACAGTCGATATTGCATCGGCCCGCCTCTGGCTCATCGAAGGCATCCGCATTGACGACGTGATTACGATGCTCGAATCCCGTCGTCGCTTTGAGCTTCCCGCTTCACTTTGTTCCGCTCGTGCGCGGGAGATTGCCACCACCGCGCAACGCATGATTGTCCGCAAGATGTCCGCCTGA